One window of Larus michahellis chromosome 19, bLarMic1.1, whole genome shotgun sequence genomic DNA carries:
- the MTFR1L gene encoding mitochondrial fission regulator 1-like isoform X2: MAAESTIPIWQNKPHGSARSVVRRIGSNLPLKPCPRATFEVLPNVSDLYLNDVPPVPTLADIVWIAADDEETYARVRSDTRPLKHKWKPSPFTVIQRNASVPNLRKQEEKLLALKKPGLPALSRTTELQDELSHLRSQIAKIVAAESASASLTPDLLSPGSSNASSPLPCFGPSFQSTTSFVISDITEEEAELESPDLPSVSMLCSTTSECCKPEPKDPDEEDSVSLSKASSFADMMGILKDIHRMKQSKDLNRTSMKEEDPAVLIAEVLRRKFALKDEDLAIKEK; this comes from the exons ATGGCAGCGGAGTCG ACGATCCCCATCTGGCAGAACAAACCCCATGGCTCAGCACGCAGCGTCGTCAGGAGGATCGGGTCAAACCTCCCTCTAAAACCCTGTCCCAGAGCAACCTTTGAG GTTCTACCAAATGTTTCAGACCTCTACTTAAATGACGTCCCTCCAGTCCCCACCTTGGCAGACATCGTGTGGATAGCAGCAGATGATGAAGAAACATATGCCAGAGTCag AAGTGACACTCGCCCGCTGAAGCACAAGTGGAAGCCGAGTCCCTTCACTGTTATACAGCGAAACGCGTCAGTCCCCAACctgaggaagcaggaggagaagctgctcGCCTTGAAGAAACCTGGTTTACCAGCACTGAGCCGAACGACAGAGCTGCAGGACGAGCTGAGTCACCTTCGGAGTCAGATAGCTAAAATAGTCGCTGCAGAGTCAG cttctgcttcGTTAACACCAGATTTATTATCTCCAGGAAGTTCAAATGCATCTTCTCCTTTACCTTGTTTCGGACCCTCTTTCCAATCTACGACTTCCTTTGTCATTAGCGATATcacagaggaggaggcagaactCGAGAGCCCCGACCTCCCGTCAGTCTCCATGCTTTGTTCCACAACCTCCGAGTGTTGTAAACCGGAACCAAAGGATCCTGACGAGGAAGATTCTGTGTCTCTTTCAAAGGCCAGCAGTTTTGCGGACATGATGGGCATTCTTAAAGACATTCATAGGATGAAGCAGAGCAAAGACTT AAACCGAACGTCAATGAAGGAGGAAGACCCCGCCGTTCTTATAGCGGAAGTTCTGAGAAGAAAATTTGCCCTAAAGGACGAAGATCTGGCCATCAAGGAGAAATGA
- the MTFR1L gene encoding mitochondrial fission regulator 1-like isoform X3 — protein sequence MAAESTIPIWQNKPHGSARSVVRRIGSNLPLKPCPRATFEVLPNVSDLYLNDVPPVPTLADIVWIAADDEETYARVRSDTRPLKHKWKPSPFTVIQRNASVPNLRKQEEKLLALKKPGLPALSRTTELQDELSHLRSQIAKIVAAESASASLTPDLLSPGSSNASSPLPCFGPSFQSTTSFVISDITEEEAELESPDLPSVSMLCSTTSECCKPEPKDPDEEDSVSLSKASSFADMMGILKDIHRMKQSKDLTWCLNAALEASGMHEKRLQKCACFTK from the exons ATGGCAGCGGAGTCG ACGATCCCCATCTGGCAGAACAAACCCCATGGCTCAGCACGCAGCGTCGTCAGGAGGATCGGGTCAAACCTCCCTCTAAAACCCTGTCCCAGAGCAACCTTTGAG GTTCTACCAAATGTTTCAGACCTCTACTTAAATGACGTCCCTCCAGTCCCCACCTTGGCAGACATCGTGTGGATAGCAGCAGATGATGAAGAAACATATGCCAGAGTCag AAGTGACACTCGCCCGCTGAAGCACAAGTGGAAGCCGAGTCCCTTCACTGTTATACAGCGAAACGCGTCAGTCCCCAACctgaggaagcaggaggagaagctgctcGCCTTGAAGAAACCTGGTTTACCAGCACTGAGCCGAACGACAGAGCTGCAGGACGAGCTGAGTCACCTTCGGAGTCAGATAGCTAAAATAGTCGCTGCAGAGTCAG cttctgcttcGTTAACACCAGATTTATTATCTCCAGGAAGTTCAAATGCATCTTCTCCTTTACCTTGTTTCGGACCCTCTTTCCAATCTACGACTTCCTTTGTCATTAGCGATATcacagaggaggaggcagaactCGAGAGCCCCGACCTCCCGTCAGTCTCCATGCTTTGTTCCACAACCTCCGAGTGTTGTAAACCGGAACCAAAGGATCCTGACGAGGAAGATTCTGTGTCTCTTTCAAAGGCCAGCAGTTTTGCGGACATGATGGGCATTCTTAAAGACATTCATAGGATGAAGCAGAGCAAAGACTT GACTTGGTGCTTAAACGCAGCCTTGGAAGCTTCAGGAATGCATGAGAAACGCTTGCAGAAATGTGCATGTTTCACCAAAT AA
- the MTFR1L gene encoding mitochondrial fission regulator 1-like isoform X1, with amino-acid sequence MAAESTIPIWQNKPHGSARSVVRRIGSNLPLKPCPRATFEVLPNVSDLYLNDVPPVPTLADIVWIAADDEETYARVRSDTRPLKHKWKPSPFTVIQRNASVPNLRKQEEKLLALKKPGLPALSRTTELQDELSHLRSQIAKIVAAESASASLTPDLLSPGSSNASSPLPCFGPSFQSTTSFVISDITEEEAELESPDLPSVSMLCSTTSECCKPEPKDPDEEDSVSLSKASSFADMMGILKDIHRMKQSKDLTWCLNAALEASGMHEKRLQKCACFTKCELELVAVPVVASARGVAERWACGAQQGGTGSVRSCLD; translated from the exons ATGGCAGCGGAGTCG ACGATCCCCATCTGGCAGAACAAACCCCATGGCTCAGCACGCAGCGTCGTCAGGAGGATCGGGTCAAACCTCCCTCTAAAACCCTGTCCCAGAGCAACCTTTGAG GTTCTACCAAATGTTTCAGACCTCTACTTAAATGACGTCCCTCCAGTCCCCACCTTGGCAGACATCGTGTGGATAGCAGCAGATGATGAAGAAACATATGCCAGAGTCag AAGTGACACTCGCCCGCTGAAGCACAAGTGGAAGCCGAGTCCCTTCACTGTTATACAGCGAAACGCGTCAGTCCCCAACctgaggaagcaggaggagaagctgctcGCCTTGAAGAAACCTGGTTTACCAGCACTGAGCCGAACGACAGAGCTGCAGGACGAGCTGAGTCACCTTCGGAGTCAGATAGCTAAAATAGTCGCTGCAGAGTCAG cttctgcttcGTTAACACCAGATTTATTATCTCCAGGAAGTTCAAATGCATCTTCTCCTTTACCTTGTTTCGGACCCTCTTTCCAATCTACGACTTCCTTTGTCATTAGCGATATcacagaggaggaggcagaactCGAGAGCCCCGACCTCCCGTCAGTCTCCATGCTTTGTTCCACAACCTCCGAGTGTTGTAAACCGGAACCAAAGGATCCTGACGAGGAAGATTCTGTGTCTCTTTCAAAGGCCAGCAGTTTTGCGGACATGATGGGCATTCTTAAAGACATTCATAGGATGAAGCAGAGCAAAGACTT GACTTGGTGCTTAAACGCAGCCTTGGAAGCTTCAGGAATGCATGAGAAACGCTTGCAGAAATGTGCATGTTTCACCAAATGTGAGTTAGAGCTGGTGGCAGTGCCTGTGGTGGCCTCTGCGCGGGGAGTGGCCGAGCGCTGGGCCTGTGGCGCTCAGCAAGGGGGGACGGGTAGCGTGAGGAGCTGCTTGGACT AA
- the SELENON gene encoding selenoprotein N — protein sequence MAGPGAAPPRLALALAALAALVAVKYYRDGEAARQQELALKSLGSEGLFLFSSLDTNNDLYLSPEEFKPIAEKLTGVAPISEFEEEETPDPSGETLSIVAKFQPLVMETMTKSKDGFLGISHVALSGLRNWTAPAAPMSVMLARQFKAFLPPKNKLDLGDPWWIIPSELNIFTGYLSNNRFYPPPPKGKEIIIHRLLSMFHPRPFVKTRFAPQGAVACIQAISAFYYTIAFRIHAEFQLNEPPDFPFWFSPGQFTGHIVLSKDSSHVREFKLFVPNSRSLNVDMEWLYGASESSNMEVDIGYLPQMELESTGPSIPSVIHDEDGNVIDSRDPSGEPIQFVFEEITWQQEIPWEEAAQKLEVAMYPFKKVSYLPFTQAFERAKAEKKLVHSILLWGALDDQSCUGSGRTLRETVLESSPILALLNESFISSWSLVKELEELQSNRENEFYSKLADLHLEKYNFPVEMIICLPNGTVIHHINANYFLDITSMKPEDVESSIFSFSTNFEDPSTATYLQFLKEGLQRAKPYLQT from the exons GAGCTGGCACTGAAGTCTTTGGGAAGCGAGGggctgtttctcttttcttctctggacACAAACAACGATCTGTACCTCAGTCCAGAAGAGTTCAAGCCGATAGCTGAGAAGCTGACGG GGGTTGCTCCCATCTCAGAATTTGAAGAGGAGGAGACGCCTGATCCAAGCGGGGAGACGTTGTCCATTGTGGCTAAATTCCAGCCTTTGGTTATGGAAACAATGACGAAGAGCAAAGATGGTTTCTTGGGA ATTTCTCACGTCGCTCTGTCTGGGCTGAGGAATTGgactgccccagcagcccccatgAGCGTGATGCTTGCCAGGCAgtttaaagcttttcttcctcCGAAGAATAAACTGGATCTTGGGGATCCGTGGTGGATAATTCCTAGTGAATTGAACATCTTCACTGGGTATCTTTCCAACAACAGATTTTACCCTCCTCCTCCCAAGGGCAAAGAG ATCATAATCCACAGGCTTTTGAGCATGTTCCACCCACGCCCCTTCGTAAAAACCCGCTTTGCTCCCCAAGGAGCTGTGGCCTGCATCCAAGCCATCAGCGCCTTCTACTACACCATAGCATTCAG GATCCATGCTGAGTTCCAGCTGAATGAGCCACCAGACTTCCCCTTCTGGTTTTCCCCAGGCCAGTTCACAGGTCACATCGTCCTCTCCAAGGATTCTTCCCATGTCCGAGAGTTCAAGCTCTTTGTCCCTAACAGCAG GTCTCTGAACGTTGATATGGAGTGGCTGTACGGGGCGAGTGAAAGCAGCAACATGGAAGTGGATATCGGTTACCTGCCTCAG ATGGAGCTGGAATCGACAGGGCCTTCAATCCCCTCTGTGATCCATGACGAGGACGGGAATGTGATTGACAGCAGGGATCCCTCAGGGGAGCCCATCCAGTTTGTGTTTGAAGAGATAACCTGGCAGCAGGAAATCCCCTGGGAAGAGGCAGCCCAGAAGCTGGAAGTAGCCATGTATCCATTTAAGAAG GTCTCTTATCTTCCCTTCACACAAGCTTTTGAgagagcaaaagcagaaaagaagctgGTGCACTCGATCCTGCTGTGGGGTGCCCTGGACGACCAGTCCTGCTGAG GTTCGGGGCGAACTCTCCGGGAGACCGTCCTGGAAAGTTCGCCCATCCTCGCCCTGCTGAACGAGAGCTTCATTAGCAGCTGGTCCCTGGTGAAGGAGCTGGAAGAGCTGCAG AGCAACAGAGAGAATGAGTTCTACAGCAAGCTGGCTGACCTGCACCTGGAGAAATACAACTTCCCCGTGGAGATGATCATCTGCCTCCCCAATGGCACAGTG ATTCACCACATCAATGCCAACTACTTCCTGGATATTACTTCTATGAAGCCTGAAGATGTTGAAAGTAGCATCTTTAGTTTCTCCACCAATTTTGAAGACCCTTCAACTGCAACTTACCTCCAGTTCCTGaaggaaggactgcaaagagcaAAACCATACCTGCAGACCTAA